The following DNA comes from bacterium.
GTAATTGTTTACCTTCTTGAAGTTCGCCGATTATATACTTGAGCATAGAAAAGCTTATGTACTTCTTTAGCTACATTGTAGCTATTATGAAAAAAGAGGTAAAAATAGAGCTTCTCGGTTTTGAGATGCTTGAAAAGCAGGTCAATCAAAGCGGAAATAGTGGAAGAGTTTATGTTCCTGTTGAGTGGGTTGGCAAAAAAGTAAAAATAATTCTTCTGGAAAAATGAACGAAGCAGAGAAATTAAAAAAGAGAATAAAAGAGTTAGAAGAAGAAAACAAGCGACTAAAACAAGAGAAGGAAAAAATCAAGAGAGAATTCGAGCAATACAAAGCCAAATATCCAGCCACAAAAGAACTTCCTTCTTTTGTTAAAGAGGATGTTAAACATCCTAAGAAAACTCCCGGACAAAAGAAAGGACATAAGCCCTATTTTCGCAGGGTTCCTGGACGGATTGATTTTATTCGGCGTCTGGAAATAGATGTATGTCCGGATTGTGATACTGAATTAAGTGAGACTCAGGAAATTCGTAAAAGAGTGATTACTGACATACCCTTAATTTCCCAGACAATAAATACACAATACGATATTCACAGAAAATACTGCAAAACTTGTGATAAAATTGTTGAGCCCGCAGTTCCGAATGCGTTGCCAAATAGTCCCTTCGGGCTTAATTTGATGCTCTTGGTAGTATATTTGAAAATAGGCATGGCTCTGCCGTACAATAAAATACAACAACTTCTGCTGACAATGTATAATCTCCATATCAGCGAGGGAGGTCTAGTC
Coding sequences within:
- a CDS encoding transposase, giving the protein MGWQKSKNNSSGKMNEAEKLKKRIKELEEENKRLKQEKEKIKREFEQYKAKYPATKELPSFVKEDVKHPKKTPGQKKGHKPYFRRVPGRIDFIRRLEIDVCPDCDTELSETQEIRKRVITDIPLISQTINTQYDIHRKYCKTCDKIVEPAVPNALPNSPFGLNLMLLVVYLKIGMALPYNKIQQLLLTMYNLHISEGGLVNILFQIKEGFGDYYQTLERKMRQVKAKHADESGWRIDGINHNIWLFITQEIALYKIRKSRGSEVPEQVLGKQKDKTIMCDGFSAYNKLKTLAGCLIQLCWFHILKNSRKHKKNYPDEGTVLHEKLKKIFELAKSY
- a CDS encoding DUF2080 family transposase-associated protein; the encoded protein is MKKEVKIELLGFEMLEKQVNQSGNSGRVYVPVEWVGKKVKIILLEK